A single genomic interval of Flavihumibacter rivuli harbors:
- a CDS encoding GDSL-type esterase/lipase family protein, with translation MRVLLALSLLINLIFISWNYKRVSEIASRKVKEYANPDWETVSFRLQRDALLKRLPNHNNQVVIIGNSHVQYFEWAEACGNPNVKNRGIGSDVIQGVINRLPDVISDSTRTLIIEVGINDLAKGKSPEYLNEKIVQLIRVAKSLQPSIKVVINSIFPTSNLVQGTKQPLSPLIIKTNEFYRKAAEQNDAVYVDVFSKLGDENGLNEKYHPGDFLHLNADGYEVWLKELMPYLKQ, from the coding sequence GTGAGAGTATTATTAGCCCTTTCATTATTAATCAACCTCATTTTTATTAGCTGGAACTACAAGCGAGTTTCAGAAATTGCTTCAAGAAAAGTTAAAGAGTATGCCAATCCCGATTGGGAAACAGTAAGTTTTAGGTTACAACGCGATGCACTGTTAAAGCGACTCCCGAACCACAACAACCAGGTCGTAATCATCGGCAATAGTCATGTCCAATATTTCGAATGGGCAGAGGCATGTGGTAACCCTAATGTGAAAAACAGGGGTATAGGAAGTGATGTGATCCAGGGGGTGATCAATAGGCTTCCTGATGTTATTTCCGATAGTACCAGAACATTGATAATAGAAGTAGGTATTAATGATCTTGCAAAAGGGAAATCGCCTGAATATCTTAATGAAAAAATTGTTCAGTTGATAAGGGTTGCAAAGTCGTTGCAGCCTTCAATTAAAGTTGTAATCAATAGTATTTTCCCGACCTCAAACCTGGTGCAAGGCACCAAACAGCCCTTGTCTCCCTTGATCATCAAAACCAATGAATTCTATCGTAAGGCAGCCGAGCAGAATGATGCGGTCTACGTTGATGTCTTTTCAAAACTAGGTGATGAGAATGGCTTGAATGAAAAGTATCATCCTGGGGATTTTCTTCATCTTAATGCTGATGGTTACGAAGTGTGGTTGAAAGAGTTGATGCCTTATTTAAAACAATAA
- a CDS encoding pyridoxal phosphate-dependent aminotransferase → MLTISKRGQAMPPSPIRKLVPYAEAAKKKGTKVYHLNIGQPDIETPKAMLDAVRHADFKVLEYSHSAGNESYRRKLVEYYHKVGITVNHNQIIVTTGGSEAILFGFMACLDPGDEVIIPEPFYANYNGFAVSAGVIVKPITSHIDNGFALPPIEEFEKAITPKTKAIVVCNPNNPTGYLYSREEMEVLKQIIQKHNLFLFADEAYREFCYAGEHFSAMQLEGVDNHVVLMDTISKRYSACGARIGAFVTRNQELLDAAMKFAQARLSPPGFAQIAAEAAIDLPDNYFDATKAEYQKRRDVLVSRLNAMPGVFCPNPGGAFYAMAKLPIDDADRFCQWLLESFSYEGQTVMLAPATGFYGTPGLGKQEVRLAYVLNAEAINAAMDVLEKALEAYPGKLA, encoded by the coding sequence ATGTTAACCATTAGTAAGCGTGGGCAGGCCATGCCTCCCTCCCCGATCAGAAAGCTTGTCCCCTATGCGGAAGCAGCCAAGAAGAAAGGCACGAAAGTGTACCACCTGAATATCGGCCAGCCCGACATTGAAACGCCCAAAGCCATGCTGGACGCGGTTCGCCATGCCGATTTCAAAGTACTGGAATACAGCCACAGCGCCGGTAACGAGAGCTACCGCCGCAAACTCGTAGAATATTACCATAAGGTTGGCATCACTGTCAACCACAACCAGATCATCGTCACCACCGGTGGTTCAGAAGCCATCCTCTTTGGCTTTATGGCCTGCCTTGACCCGGGCGATGAAGTGATCATCCCCGAACCCTTCTATGCCAATTACAATGGCTTCGCCGTTTCCGCCGGCGTGATCGTGAAACCCATCACCTCCCATATCGATAACGGCTTTGCCCTGCCGCCCATCGAGGAATTTGAGAAGGCCATCACGCCCAAAACCAAGGCCATTGTGGTGTGCAACCCCAACAACCCCACTGGTTACCTCTACAGCAGGGAAGAAATGGAAGTGCTGAAGCAGATCATCCAGAAGCATAACCTCTTCCTGTTTGCGGATGAGGCCTATCGTGAGTTCTGCTATGCAGGCGAGCATTTCAGCGCCATGCAGCTGGAAGGCGTGGACAACCATGTGGTGTTGATGGATACCATCTCGAAGCGCTACAGCGCCTGTGGCGCCAGGATCGGCGCCTTTGTTACCCGTAACCAGGAATTGCTGGATGCTGCCATGAAATTTGCGCAGGCCAGGCTGAGCCCTCCCGGCTTTGCCCAGATCGCAGCCGAAGCGGCCATCGACCTGCCCGACAATTATTTTGATGCCACCAAGGCAGAGTACCAGAAGCGCAGGGATGTGCTGGTGAGCCGCCTGAATGCGATGCCCGGCGTATTCTGCCCGAACCCCGGCGGCGCCTTCTATGCCATGGCCAAGCTGCCCATTGACGATGCCGACAGGTTCTGCCAGTGGCTGCTGGAATCATTTAGTTATGAGGGCCAGACCGTGATGCTGGCACCGGCAACCGGCTTCTATGGCACCCCCGGACTGGGCAAGCAGGAAGTTCGCTTGGCCTATGTGTTGAATGCGGAAGCGATCAATGCGGCCATGGATGTGCTGGAGAAGGCATTGGAAGCCTATCCCGGCAAACTAGCCTGA